From Gammaproteobacteria bacterium:
AACGGCGACGGCCCCGGTGTCGGTCAGGCCATCGCCGGGCATCCCGGTATCGACATGGTCTCGTTCACCGGTTCCACCCGGGGAGGGATCGCGGTGGCCGCCACCGCCGCCGGAACGGTCAAGCGGGTCAGCCAGGAACTGGGCGGCAAGTCGCCCAACCTCATCCTGGACGAGGCCTCGCTGGAACAGGGCGTGATCAACGGCATGCGCAACGTCTGCATGAACACCGGACAGTCGTGCAATGCGCCGACGCGTTTACTGGTCCCGGCCGAGCTGCACGACAAGGCCGTGGAAATCTCGGTGGCCTCCGCCGCCCGGGCGCGAATCGGCGACCCCGGGTCGGAGAACACGACGATGGGGCCCCTGGTCAGCGAGGCGCAGTTCGAAAAGGTGCAGGGACTCATCCGCAGGGGCATCGAGGAAGGCGCCACGCTGGCGACCGGCGGTCCGGGCAGGCCCGATGGCCTCGAAAAGGGCTATTTCGTCAAGCCGACGGTGTTCGGCAACGTGAGCAACGACATGACGATCGCGCGCAAGGAGATTTTCGGGCCGGTTTTGTGCGTTATTCCCTACGACAACCTGGACGAGGCGATTGCGATCGCCAACGACACTGAATACGGGCTGGCCGCTTACGTGTGGGGGGACGACCTCGAACAGGCCAGGGGCGTCGCCGCGCAACTGCGCGCCGGCCAGGTCTGTCTCAACGGCCAGTCGGGCGACGCCAGCGCGCCGTTCGGAGGCTACAAGCAGTCCGGCAACGGCCGCGAGTCCGGCCCCGAAGGCCTGGAGGAATTCCTCGAAACCAAAGCCGTCCTCGGCTACTCCGAAGCCGCCTGAATTCGTCCAGACGATTTCCTTTACCGTCCCTTGCCCTTCCGGGAGTGTGTGAGCCAGGGATGGCGGAACCAAGCTCCATGGATGGATGCTTGCACTGACGGGTCAAGCTGCAAGCAGTCATGCGTCTCCAGGAAGGGCAAGGGACGGTAAAGGAAATCTCGCCACTAATCGGGCAGGGAGCGGGCGACGCGCAGGCCGAAGAAGGTGTAGTGGATGTCCTCCGGGTCGCGGCCCCGGAAGGTGAGGCGCTGGCGGTCCGGGCGCGTAATCCAGCTGCCGCCGCGCACGCTTCGCCGTTCGCACTGACCCGGCGGAACTTCAAGGGCCGAGCCGTCGGTCGGCAACTCCGCCGTATAGGGCTCGACGTAGCAGTCCTCCACCCACTCCCAGACGTTGCCGGCGACGTCGTACAGGCCAAAAGCGTTCGGCTTGAACATGCCGACTGGAGCAAGCGTTGGGAATCCGTCGTCGCATTCGGCCGCCCGCCAGCCGAAATCGTGTACGGGATCCGCGCTTGAGTCATACACATTGGCATAAGCGCAGGCCGCTTCGGTGTCCTCGCCCCATGTGAAGTCGCCCACGGCGCCCGCCCTTGCCGCGTATTCCCACTCCGCTTCGGTGGGCAGGCGGTACGGCTGGCCGCTCTTCTCCGCAAGCCAATCCACGTAGGCGCGCGCATCCAGCCAACTGACGCAGGTCACGGGATGATCCGGCCGGGATTCCTGTCCCAGCATCAGGTCGGTCCAGTTCGACTCCGGATGGTTCTCCCACTCGCCGTCGAATTTGCCGCGACAGCCTTTCTCGACCTGGTATCCGGTCGCGGAGACGAAGGCTTCGAACTGGGCATTCGTTACTTCGTACCTGCCCAGCGCAAAATCGCGTTCCACGCGCACCTCGCGCGGCGGTCCCTCCGGACGGCCCTCCTCGCCGCCGGGCGCTCCCATCACGAAACCGCCGCCCGGCACCACGATCATCTCCGGACATCCGTCGCAATCGCGAAAAGGCGCCTCCGGAACGCCGTCCGCAGCAATCGCCCCGGCCGCCAGGCCGAACACAGCGAACAAAAGGCGCAAAGCGCTATTCCGTCAGGGAGCGGGCGACGCGGAAGCCGAAGAAACTGTAGCGCACCTCTTCGGGATCGCGACCGCGAAACGTGGTGCGCTGCCAGTCGGGGTTGGTGAGCCAGCTGCCGCCGCGAACGCTGCGGTTGTCGCACTGGCCCGGCGGGAGTGTATAGGCCGAGCCGTCCGTGGGCGTGTCCTCCGGATACAGCACTTCATAACAGTCCTCTACCCATTCCCAGAGATTGCCGACCATGTCATGCAGACCGAATGGGTTCGGCTGGAAGCTGCCGACCGGCGCCAGGGTCGTATGGCCGTCGTCGCAGTCGATCCAGGGCCAGATGAAGCTATGAACGGCGTGCGCGCTCGTGTCATACATGTTGGCGTGATTGCAGCCCTGGTCGGGATCTTCGCCCCAGTAGTACCAGTCACCGGCGCCGGCGCGCGCCGCGTACTCCCACTCCGCTTCGCTGGGCAACCGATAGTCCTGCCCGCTGATTTCCGACAACCATTCGAGATAGGCGCGGGCATCCAGCCAGCTCACGCAGGCCACCGGATGCTCGGGGTCGGACTCCTGCCCCAGCCGCAAATTGGTCCAATGCGCTTCGGGGTCGTCCTTCCACTCGTTGTCGATGTTGCCGCGGCAACCTATCGACATCTCGTAGCCGGTCGCCTCCACGAACTCGCGGTATTGCCGGTTGGTGATTTCGAACTTGCCCAGTGCGAACGGCCGGGGAATGGTCACTTCGTGCGGCGGGCCCATCGGGCGCTCGCTCACGGCTTCCTCGCTTCCCATGACAAAGCTGCCGCCCGGGACCACGACCATGTCCGGACATTGCTCGCAATCGCGGAATGATTCGGGTTGCGCATCCTGGGCGGCCGCGGGCGACGCTGCGAACGTGAGGCCGATCAGCACGGCCATTGCTGTCGTATATCGATTCATGCCGCGCATTCTAGCGCGCCCGCCTCACTACTCGATCCGCCTTTCCGCTACCCCTTCGTGCCGGGAGTGTCGGCGACAGGAGTCGCCGCCAAGCTCCATGGATGGATTTATGCGTCTCCCGGCACGAAGGGGTAGCGGAAAGGCGCCCCCAAGGGTCAGTCGAGGGAGCGAGCGACGCGGAAGCCGAAGATCGAGTAGCGCAGGTCCTCGGGATCGCGGCCGCGGAACGCAAGCCGCTGGCGGCTGATCCGCGAAGTCCAGCTGCCGCCGCGAACGCTGCGCCGATCGCACTGGCCGGGCGGCGGGCCGTATGCGCTTCCGTCCGTGGGAATGTCGGCCGGATACGGCGCCACGTAGCAGTCCTCCACCCATTCCCAGAGATTGCCGGCCACGTCGTGCAGGCCGAACCCGTTCGGTTGCAGGCGTCCGACTGGAGCCAGCATCGGAAAACCGTCATCGCAAAGCGCGGGCTGCCAACTGTAGCCGTGCATGGCTTGCGCGCTCGAGTCGTACACATTGGCCTGGCCGCAGGCCTCGTCCGGCTCCGACCCCCAGGGAAAATCGCCGCTCGCGCCGCCGCGCGCGGCATATTCCCACTCCGCCTCGCTGGGCAGCCGGTACGACTGGCCGCTCGTCTCCGCCAGCCACGCGACATAGGCGCGTGCGTCCAGCCAGTTGACGCAGGCCACCGGGTGATCCGGTTCCCATGCCTGGCCGGTCTTGAGATCGGTCCAGACGGCTTCTTGATGCAGCAGCCACTCGTCGCCGACCCGCACCGCGCAGGGCGGTTCGGTTTCGTAGCCGGTGTCGGCCACGAACGCGGCGAATTCCCGGTTGGTGACTTCAAACCGTCCGATCGCGAAGGCTCTTGGGATGCTGACCTGGTGAGGCGGACCGTCCGGGCGTCCTTCCTCGCCGCCCTCCGCACCCATGACGAAGTCCCCCGGCGGCACTTCGACCATCACGGGACAGACGTCGCATTCCTGAAAAATCCTCGGCGCTTCGGACTCCGCGGCCTGCGCCGAAAGACCGGCCAGCGCCGCCAGCAGGACCGGCGCCGCGGCTAAAACTGCCATACCAGCAAGGCCAGGACCGTGTTCTCGTCGGTCTCCCCGTCGCCGAGCTTGTTCATCCAGTATTGATATTCGATTCCCATCCATAATCGTTCAGTCACCCTCCAGCGTAGTTGAGGCTGCGCAAGCAGCCAGCCGTCGACATTGTCGCCGAACCGGTTCCTGCGGCCGCCAATGTATTCGATATGGCCTTCCAGACTGAAATTCTGCCCGCCCAGAGTGAAAGGACGCGCGAAACTCAGGTCCACCATGAACGAATCGCTTTCCTTCGGCGCTCCGCCCGATGCGACGCCCCTGCTGTCGTCTATGTACCCGGTGATATCCAGGTTGGCGAAAGCGAATCCGTGCAGGTCCAGCGACAAACGGATTCCCGGAAGGTACTTGACGACGTTGGCGTCATCGGCCCAGTTGATTCCGAGGACCAGCCCGATGTCCGCGACCGGCCCTGCGCCGATTTTCCTGCCGGCAATCTTCGACAGGCTGAAATTGGAGTACCACTCGCCGTACAAGTCGAAATCCTGGAAGCCGGACTCCCGCGAATCCAGCATGTCCATGAAGACGAAGTTGTCGCCGTATTTCCAGCCGTGCGCGTGCTGGCCGGTGGTGATCAGGTGTTTCGCCCTGCCGCCGCCGGCGAACGAGGGAACGTCGAGCTGCCCGTACTGCAGGTGCAGTTCGGTATCGCTCCATTCGAACCCCTGACTTGAAGGAGCGCATGCAACCAGCAGCGCAATTGCCGTTGCGCTCGCAGGCGCCCGCATGGCTATCCGCCCTGGGAGCCGCTCCGCAGCAAGTGAATCCCGGTGGCGCCCGCCAGCAACGGCACGCCGGCGTCGACGACGATCCATACCAGCGAAACCGTGTCGTCTCCTATGGCAGTGAAGGCGGGGTTCATCAGATTGAACCAGTTCCAGAAGAACATGATTCCCACGAACAGGAATCCGTAGAACAGCGTGTTGGCCACCAGGAACTCACGAGTGACCGAATCGCCCCCCACGCCCGTCTTGCGCAGGTAGCTGAACACCGCGCCCAATACAATGGCCAGCGCGGTCAACGGGTTCACTATGGTCCAGAATGGGCTGTAGGGCTGGCCGGGTCCCGATGCGTGGTACAAGGGCTCGACGACCGTATGGACGGCCACCAGCACGGCAACCGCAAAGAGATACAAGCCGCAGATTTTCTTCAACATGTGCGAAAGCCCCCTTATTCCCGGGAAGAAATCCCGCTCCGCGCTTCGAGCATAGCACGCGGCCGGCCATGAACAGGACGATCCCCACGGGCGCGCTGGCCGGACTGTTGTGGGCCGCGGCGTTCTGTTTCTACCCGGAGTGGACGCTGGTCCGCTGGTTCATCGGCATGGCGGGACTGACCCTGCTCCTTTCGCTGTGGTCGGGCGAGCGGGCCGCCGGCAGTCCGAGGGCGGCCGCGGCCGGAAGCTTTGCCTTCGGCCTGTGCGCCTTCTCGGCCGCCTGCTACTGGATCTATCACAGCGTGCGCATCGTCAGCGGGGGGCCGGTGGCGCTGGCCGTCGCGCTGGTCGTCCTGCTGGCGGCCGTGATGGGCTGCTGGTACGCGCTGGGCGGCTACTGGGCGGCGCGCATGCAACCGAAAAAGTCCTGGGTGGCGCTGCTTGTCGTGCTGCCCTGCGTCCTGGTACTGACCGAATGGCTCAGGGGCTGGGTTTTTACCGGATTCCCCTGGCTGAGCGCCGGATACCTCACCGCCCCCGTGTTTGCCGGCCGGATTCCGTCAATGCCGGCGTCCCTGGGCGGCATGTACCTGGTGGGACTGACGACGGCGTTGCTGGCCGGCGCATGCCTGCTTGTCTGGCGCAGCGCTCCCGGCCTCATGCTCCGGGGATTGGGCCTGGTCCTGCTGCTTGGCGGCGCCGCGGGGCTGGGGCAGATTTCGCTTCCGGAAAGCGATGGCCCGTCGCGCGGCCAACTGCACGCAAGGCTCGTGCAGGGCGGCATTCCCCAGGAGCGGAAGTGGCTGGAAGAGGAGTTCCTGCCGACGCTTACCCGCTACGAACTGCTGAGCTTCGGGCAGCCGATGCCGAGCGCCACTCCGGAGCCCGCGCTGATCGTCTGGCCGGAGGTCGCGGTCCCCCAGACGCAGGATTTCGTCCGCGATTATCTCGACGAAATGGACCGCCTGTTGCGCGCCCGACGGATCGCCCTGGCGCTTGGAATTCTCACCGAAACCGACGCCGGCCGATTCAATTCGCTGATCGTGCTGGGCAACGGCCAGGGGACCTATCACAAGCACCACCTGGTGCCCTTCGGGGAGTTCTTCCCCGTGCCCGATGCGATAAGGGACTGGCTGCTGAGCATGAACCTTCCCGCCAGCGACCTCGTTCCCGGGCCGGCCGGACAGGCGCCGCTCACGGCCGGTGAGGCAGTCTGCGGCGTGAGCATCTGCTACGAGGCGGCGTTCGGTTCGGAGCAGCGAAGATGGACGCCGGCGGCGGAAGTTCTCATCAACGTCAGCAATGACGGCTGGTTCGGCGACACCGTAGCGCTGGAGCAGCATCTGGACATGGCGCGCGTGCGCGCGATGGAAACCGGCCGCTACCTGCTGCGCGTGACCGGCACCGGCATTACCGCGGCGGTGGACCCCCGCGGCCGAATCATCGACCGGCTGCCCAAGTACGAACCCGGTTTCCTGGACGTGAAGGTGGCGCGGCTGGAGGGCGCTACGCCCTACGTGCGTTACGGAGAATGGCCCGTGGTCGTCCTGTGCATCTTGCTCGGAATCGCGCTTCCGGCAGCAGTTAGAATCCGCAGGGCCGGCCGGGCTTGACACCTCTGGAGGAGCGGAAATGAGTGTGAGAAGAAGACAGGTCCTCAAGGGAGCGCTCTCTCTGTCGGCCCTTTCTCTTTCCTACCCGTTCCTGAAGCCCGCGGCAGGATTCGCCGCCGAAAAGACCACGGCCGTCGTGATCGGAGGCGGCCTGTCGGGACTCAACTGCGCGCTGCTGCTTTCGGATTTCGGCATCGACGTGATCCTGCTGGAAGGGTCGGACCGCATCGGCGGACGGGCCCATACGGCCGACGGCGTGGAGACGCGCCCGGAATACGGGGCCAGCGAGGTGGGCCGTTCGTATGCGCGGGCCATCGACCTGTGCTCCCGGCTGGACGTCGAGCTTCTCCCGGACATCCGCAGCCTGCTGCCCATGTCCAATTACGTGGAGGGAACCTGGGTGAAGTCCGGGGAGTGGGCCGATTCGCCGGTCAACAGAATGGCCGACTACGAGCGCGAACTGCCGCCGCTCATGGTGGGCATGGGCCTGTTGTCGAGGTTGAATCCACTGCAAAACCTCGACGACTGGCTATCTCCGGAATTCGCCGCCTACGACATCTCGATGCGCGAACTGTTCCTGAACAACGGCGTCTCGGAGGCGGCCCTGCGGCTGGCGGCAGTCCCCATGGACCTGCGCATGACCTCCAGCCTCGGCATGATGCAGGAGCGAACGCGGACCCTGTTCGACGCGAATTTCGGCAGGACGCAGACCCAGGCCGCGGACACGCCGTTCGGGCTGGCGGCCACGCGCGAGGAAGGAGAGGAAACCTTCCCGGTGCGGACGATCGCGGGCGGCACGTCGAGACTGCCGGAAGCGATGGCCGCCGCGCTGGGCGACCGGGTCCGGCTGGGCAAGGTGGTCGCGGGAATCGACATGTCCGGGTCGGACGCTGAAATCCGCTGCCTGGACGGCAGCCGCTACCGGGCCGATTTCGTGGTTTCCGCCATGCCGTTCACGACCTTGCGCAATATTTCGATTTCGCCGGGATTTTCGGGTCGCCAGGCCGAGGCGGTGCTGACGCTGGGCTACCGCGGCACAACGCGCGCCTGGGGGGTCATAGAGGAACCGTACTGGGAAGACGACGGGCTGGAACCGTCGTTCTTCACCGACGAAACCATTCAGACGGTGGTGGTGCTGGACAAGCTGCCCGGAGAGGACACGCACCGGTGTTCGGTGATTTTCACCGGCCCGTCCGCGGCGCGGATCGACCAGATGCCCGACGACCAGGCCCTCGCCCTGATCGAATCGGAAATCGCCCGGATCCGTCCTTCGACGAAGGGCAAGATGCGCTTCGTGGACCTGTACGGCTGGCGCAAGAACCCCCTGATTCAGGGGTGCCGCCACCTGTTCGGTCCGGGCCAGATTTCCAGGTTCGCCATAGAAATGATCGTGCCGCACCACCGCCTGCACTTCGCGGGAGAACACACCCGGCGAATGGACTTCGGGATGGAGGCGGCGCTGGAAAGCGGCGAGCGGGCCGCATTCGAAATCCTTCAGCGCGCATGAAGATTCCGGGAAATACGAGGCTTATCGCGGCAGGCGCGCTGTGCGCGGTCCTGCTCAGCGGAACCGCCACCCTGTCGCTTGCCGACCAGGATGCCCCGCCGGGACAGGACGCCGCGGCCGACGCAACTCCCGACCCCCGAATGCTGGCGCAGGGGAAACGGCTTTACATTCTCTGCCAGGCCTGCCACGCGACGGAGGCCGATCCGGGCGACAAGATCGGGCCGCACCTTGCCGGCATCGTCAATCGGCCGGTGGCAAGCGCGGAGGGTACCGTCTATTCCGACGCATTGCGGTCTCAGGATTTTGTCTGGAGCGAGGAAAACCTGGACCTGTGGCTGCAGCGGCCGGCGGAAATGGTTCCCGGCACGAGCATGAGCTTTGTGGGTCTTCCCGGAGAAGAACTCCGCCGGGCCCTGATCGCCTACCTGAACACGCTCTAGAAAGAGAATCCGGGAAGGAGGCCGTCCCCGCCTCCCGAGGGCGGGACGGCGCGAGGGACATGCTCTCGCTCCCAGGCTAGGTGCTGCTGACGCGGAGCCGTTTTACTCGCCGCCGGTCGGCCGAAACGACCTCGAACCGCCATCCTCCGGCTTCCACGGAGTCGCCACGCCTGGGCAATCGGCCCAGGCGATGAATGACCAGCCCGCCCACCGTGTCGAATTCGCCGGTATCCAGCTCTGAACCAATTTCCTCGTCGAAGTCCTCGATGCGCATCTTGGCGCTGACCAGGATCCTGCCGTCGTCCTGCCGCACCAGTTCCGGCGCCTGCTCGGGATCATGCTCGTCGCCGATTTCGCCCACGATCTGCTCCAGGACGTCTTCAATCGTCAACAGCCCGGCGGTGCCACCGTACTCGTCCACGACCACGGCGAGATGATTGCGGCCGCGGAGAAATTCGTCGAGCAGGGCGTCGAGACGCTTGGTTTCGGGAATCAGCGTGACGGGCCTTAGCAATGGCCTGATCTCCAGCTTGTCGTCCGGCGAATCCGTGAGGGCCCGCAGCACGTCCTTGGCCAGCAGACTTCCGACGACCTCGTCGCGGTTCTCACCGATGACCGGGAAACGCGAGTGGCCGGAACTGATGATCGTGGACAGGAGCTTCTCGCGGCTGTCGTCCAGGCGCAGGACCACCATACTGGAGCGCTGCACCATCACTTCGTGGACTTCGCGCCGGGAGACCTCCAGCACGCCTTCAATCATCGCCTTCTCGCCCGGCGTGATCTCTTTCACGCCTGCCAGATCGGCCAGCAGTTCCAGCAAGCCGTCGCGGGTGAGCCGCCCGCGTCCCGCAAGCCGCCCCAGGAATTCCCGGGCGCCGCTCACTCGCGCTCCTCCGCCCACGGATCCGGCCATCCGGCCTGCGTCAGCAGTTCCGATTCGAGCGACTCCATCGCACGGGCCTGCTTCGGATCGTGGTGGTCAAGCCCCGCCAGGTGCAGCGATCCGTGCACAACGAGGTGGGCCAGGTGCGCGGCCGGCGTGGAGCCGCGACCGCCGGATTCCGAGCGCACAAGCGGCATGCAGATCACGATGTCGCCGATTTCTCCCAGTTCGCGGTCCGACGGAAAGGCCAGCACGTTGGTGGGCCGGTCGACGCCGCGCCACCTCCGGTTCAGTTCGCGGCTCTCGGCTTCCTCGACCAGCCGAACGGTCACCGCGCCCTCGCGCGTGAAGCGCGTCAGGCTGCTCCGCACCAGCTCCCGTATCCCCGCGCCGGACAACTCCGCTTCCGGAACAAGGTCCGAGGCGTCCTGGATCGCAACCTGAATCACGACTTTTCCGTGGCGCCGTAGGCCTCGAGTATCTTCTTCACCAGGGCGTGACGGACCACGTCGCGCGACGTGAAATAGACGGTCGCGATACCGGGGACGGACTTGAGTATCCTGAGCGCGTGGCGCATGCCGCTCTCGCGATCGGAGGGAAGATCCACCTGCGTGATGTCTCCGGTGACAACCGCGCGCGAGTCGGCGCCGAACCGGGTCAGGAACATCTTCATTTGCTCGGGCGTGGTGTTCTGGCCTTCATCCAGTATGACGAAGCTGCTGTTGAGCGATCGGCCGCGCATATAGGCCAGCGGCGCCACTTCGATCACGCCGCGTTCCAGCCAGCGGGCCACCCGTTCCGGCCCCAGCATCGCGTAGAGCGCGTCGTAAACCGGCCGCAGGTAGGGATCGACCTTGCTGGCCAGGTCGCCGGGCAGGAAGCCCAGCCGCTCGCCGGCCTCCACGGCCGGTCGCACCAGAACGATGCGCTGCACGTGTCCGGCGCTATGCGCTTCGAGTGCGCAAGCCACCGCCAGCCAGGTCTTGCCGGTCCCGGCGGGCCCGATACCGAAAGTCAGATCGCGCGAACGAATCTCCTTCACGTAGCGGCGCTGATTGGCGCCGCGGGGACGCACGCGGATCCGGGGCGTGACCACCACCGGCTGCGCGTCTTCGCCGCCGTCCCGGCCGCCGGACGAATCTCCTTCCGCGCCGCTGCCGTTGGCCGCCGGATCGCGGCCGGC
This genomic window contains:
- a CDS encoding formylglycine-generating enzyme family protein codes for the protein MDGNRISILDEQARRRGDRREHGPGLAGMAVLAAAPVLLAALAGLSAQAAESEAPRIFQECDVCPVMVEVPPGDFVMGAEGGEEGRPDGPPHQVSIPRAFAIGRFEVTNREFAAFVADTGYETEPPCAVRVGDEWLLHQEAVWTDLKTGQAWEPDHPVACVNWLDARAYVAWLAETSGQSYRLPSEAEWEYAARGGASGDFPWGSEPDEACGQANVYDSSAQAMHGYSWQPALCDDGFPMLAPVGRLQPNGFGLHDVAGNLWEWVEDCYVAPYPADIPTDGSAYGPPPGQCDRRSVRGGSWTSRISRQRLAFRGRDPEDLRYSIFGFRVARSLD
- the lnt gene encoding apolipoprotein N-acyltransferase, with product MGCRAGRVPMRGTRARRPYGRPPARQPQRDTSRRFSSTCAKAPLFPGRNPAPRFEHSTRPAMNRTIPTGALAGLLWAAAFCFYPEWTLVRWFIGMAGLTLLLSLWSGERAAGSPRAAAAGSFAFGLCAFSAACYWIYHSVRIVSGGPVALAVALVVLLAAVMGCWYALGGYWAARMQPKKSWVALLVVLPCVLVLTEWLRGWVFTGFPWLSAGYLTAPVFAGRIPSMPASLGGMYLVGLTTALLAGACLLVWRSAPGLMLRGLGLVLLLGGAAGLGQISLPESDGPSRGQLHARLVQGGIPQERKWLEEEFLPTLTRYELLSFGQPMPSATPEPALIVWPEVAVPQTQDFVRDYLDEMDRLLRARRIALALGILTETDAGRFNSLIVLGNGQGTYHKHHLVPFGEFFPVPDAIRDWLLSMNLPASDLVPGPAGQAPLTAGEAVCGVSICYEAAFGSEQRRWTPAAEVLINVSNDGWFGDTVALEQHLDMARVRAMETGRYLLRVTGTGITAAVDPRGRIIDRLPKYEPGFLDVKVARLEGATPYVRYGEWPVVVLCILLGIALPAAVRIRRAGRA
- the ybeY gene encoding rRNA maturation RNase YbeY, giving the protein MIQVAIQDASDLVPEAELSGAGIRELVRSSLTRFTREGAVTVRLVEEAESRELNRRWRGVDRPTNVLAFPSDRELGEIGDIVICMPLVRSESGGRGSTPAAHLAHLVVHGSLHLAGLDHHDPKQARAMESLESELLTQAGWPDPWAEERE
- a CDS encoding c-type cytochrome codes for the protein MKIPGNTRLIAAGALCAVLLSGTATLSLADQDAPPGQDAAADATPDPRMLAQGKRLYILCQACHATEADPGDKIGPHLAGIVNRPVASAEGTVYSDALRSQDFVWSEENLDLWLQRPAEMVPGTSMSFVGLPGEELRRALIAYLNTL
- a CDS encoding formylglycine-generating enzyme family protein, whose amino-acid sequence is MRLLFAVFGLAAGAIAADGVPEAPFRDCDGCPEMIVVPGGGFVMGAPGGEEGRPEGPPREVRVERDFALGRYEVTNAQFEAFVSATGYQVEKGCRGKFDGEWENHPESNWTDLMLGQESRPDHPVTCVSWLDARAYVDWLAEKSGQPYRLPTEAEWEYAARAGAVGDFTWGEDTEAACAYANVYDSSADPVHDFGWRAAECDDGFPTLAPVGMFKPNAFGLYDVAGNVWEWVEDCYVEPYTAELPTDGSALEVPPGQCERRSVRGGSWITRPDRQRLTFRGRDPEDIHYTFFGLRVARSLPD
- a CDS encoding nucleoside-binding protein is translated as MRAPASATAIALLVACAPSSQGFEWSDTELHLQYGQLDVPSFAGGGRAKHLITTGQHAHGWKYGDNFVFMDMLDSRESGFQDFDLYGEWYSNFSLSKIAGRKIGAGPVADIGLVLGINWADDANVVKYLPGIRLSLDLHGFAFANLDITGYIDDSRGVASGGAPKESDSFMVDLSFARPFTLGGQNFSLEGHIEYIGGRRNRFGDNVDGWLLAQPQLRWRVTERLWMGIEYQYWMNKLGDGETDENTVLALLVWQF
- a CDS encoding CBS domain-containing protein — protein: MIEGVLEVSRREVHEVMVQRSSMVVLRLDDSREKLLSTIISSGHSRFPVIGENRDEVVGSLLAKDVLRALTDSPDDKLEIRPLLRPVTLIPETKRLDALLDEFLRGRNHLAVVVDEYGGTAGLLTIEDVLEQIVGEIGDEHDPEQAPELVRQDDGRILVSAKMRIEDFDEEIGSELDTGEFDTVGGLVIHRLGRLPRRGDSVEAGGWRFEVVSADRRRVKRLRVSST
- a CDS encoding aldehyde dehydrogenase family protein gives rise to the protein MAEYEYRKFFIGGEWVDPAEPRELDVINPATEKPAGIISLGGAADVDRAVAAAREAFGGYSRTGRQERLDLIDAFIAAYKARYNDMADAITAEMGAPKRLSTRAQAAMGVVIAKTVRRLLENFEFEEQRGGTLIRREPIGVCGFITPWNWPINQIGLKVLPALAAGCTMVLKPSEIAPFSGMVFAEVIEAAGVPAGVFNLVNGDGPGVGQAIAGHPGIDMVSFTGSTRGGIAVAATAAGTVKRVSQELGGKSPNLILDEASLEQGVINGMRNVCMNTGQSCNAPTRLLVPAELHDKAVEISVASAARARIGDPGSENTTMGPLVSEAQFEKVQGLIRRGIEEGATLATGGPGRPDGLEKGYFVKPTVFGNVSNDMTIARKEIFGPVLCVIPYDNLDEAIAIANDTEYGLAAYVWGDDLEQARGVAAQLRAGQVCLNGQSGDASAPFGGYKQSGNGRESGPEGLEEFLETKAVLGYSEAA
- a CDS encoding FAD-dependent oxidoreductase → MSVRRRQVLKGALSLSALSLSYPFLKPAAGFAAEKTTAVVIGGGLSGLNCALLLSDFGIDVILLEGSDRIGGRAHTADGVETRPEYGASEVGRSYARAIDLCSRLDVELLPDIRSLLPMSNYVEGTWVKSGEWADSPVNRMADYERELPPLMVGMGLLSRLNPLQNLDDWLSPEFAAYDISMRELFLNNGVSEAALRLAAVPMDLRMTSSLGMMQERTRTLFDANFGRTQTQAADTPFGLAATREEGEETFPVRTIAGGTSRLPEAMAAALGDRVRLGKVVAGIDMSGSDAEIRCLDGSRYRADFVVSAMPFTTLRNISISPGFSGRQAEAVLTLGYRGTTRAWGVIEEPYWEDDGLEPSFFTDETIQTVVVLDKLPGEDTHRCSVIFTGPSAARIDQMPDDQALALIESEIARIRPSTKGKMRFVDLYGWRKNPLIQGCRHLFGPGQISRFAIEMIVPHHRLHFAGEHTRRMDFGMEAALESGERAAFEILQRA
- a CDS encoding PhoH family protein, which produces MRLTRALNSQAHTREVVLRPADNGALANLCGEFDRHLRQIEQGLDVRISSRGNRFRVRGSKEAISAGALALTELYRMAAEESLDAARIQACLAECAEGAGRDPAANGSGAEGDSSGGRDGGEDAQPVVVTPRIRVRPRGANQRRYVKEIRSRDLTFGIGPAGTGKTWLAVACALEAHSAGHVQRIVLVRPAVEAGERLGFLPGDLASKVDPYLRPVYDALYAMLGPERVARWLERGVIEVAPLAYMRGRSLNSSFVILDEGQNTTPEQMKMFLTRFGADSRAVVTGDITQVDLPSDRESGMRHALRILKSVPGIATVYFTSRDVVRHALVKKILEAYGATEKS
- a CDS encoding formylglycine-generating enzyme family protein is translated as MRGMNRYTTAMAVLIGLTFAASPAAAQDAQPESFRDCEQCPDMVVVPGGSFVMGSEEAVSERPMGPPHEVTIPRPFALGKFEITNRQYREFVEATGYEMSIGCRGNIDNEWKDDPEAHWTNLRLGQESDPEHPVACVSWLDARAYLEWLSEISGQDYRLPSEAEWEYAARAGAGDWYYWGEDPDQGCNHANMYDTSAHAVHSFIWPWIDCDDGHTTLAPVGSFQPNPFGLHDMVGNLWEWVEDCYEVLYPEDTPTDGSAYTLPPGQCDNRSVRGGSWLTNPDWQRTTFRGRDPEEVRYSFFGFRVARSLTE